A single region of the bacterium genome encodes:
- a CDS encoding response regulator: protein MDTKIRVLLIEDSATARQVVSAMLRDDPHAAFSLHACDNLTAATAHLRDQAVDVVILDLTLPESTGVETVTRVREVDREVPLVVFTGCDDESLAMAAMHLGADDYLVKQEVRQGSLLTRTLRYAVEKKRARIALDRYAVEMERLAEARARQLLHQDRLATLGTMSAGLAHEIKSPLSFVAGNLQTLQSWWPDVRACLADCRARGFGDGEDLAYLTDEIPAMLADISSGVDRIVAISDGLKSFSRKNPGEKSLADPEDLVEHALLLCQNVLKYGIEVRRDFGLAGREVQVQPQQIVQVFVNLINNAAQAMDGRGVITVTTRPDGDGVAITVADDGPGIPDGTLQSIWDPFFTTKPAELGTGLGLAICREIVTAHGGTLEAESPAGGGARFTLGLPAAGAAQSVAGNCRAEPVAAETR from the coding sequence ATGGACACCAAGATCCGGGTCCTGCTGATCGAGGACAGCGCCACCGCCCGCCAGGTCGTCTCGGCCATGCTCCGGGACGATCCCCATGCCGCCTTCAGCCTGCACGCCTGCGACAACCTGACCGCGGCCACCGCCCACCTGCGCGATCAGGCCGTCGACGTCGTGATCCTCGATCTGACCCTGCCCGAGTCGACCGGCGTGGAAACCGTGACGCGGGTCCGCGAGGTGGACCGCGAGGTGCCGCTCGTGGTCTTCACCGGCTGCGACGACGAGAGCCTGGCCATGGCCGCCATGCACCTCGGCGCCGACGACTACCTGGTGAAGCAGGAGGTGCGGCAGGGTTCGCTCCTGACCCGCACCCTGCGCTACGCCGTGGAGAAGAAGCGGGCGCGCATCGCGCTGGACCGGTACGCCGTCGAGATGGAGCGGCTGGCCGAGGCCCGCGCCCGCCAGCTGCTGCACCAGGACCGCCTGGCCACCCTCGGCACCATGAGCGCGGGACTGGCCCACGAGATCAAGAGCCCCCTGTCCTTCGTCGCCGGCAACCTCCAGACCCTGCAGTCGTGGTGGCCGGACGTGCGGGCCTGTCTCGCCGACTGCCGCGCGCGCGGTTTCGGCGACGGCGAGGACCTCGCCTACCTGACCGACGAGATCCCGGCCATGCTCGCCGACATCAGCTCCGGCGTGGACCGCATCGTGGCCATCAGCGACGGGCTGAAGAGCTTCTCGCGCAAGAATCCCGGCGAGAAGAGCCTCGCAGACCCGGAGGACCTCGTGGAGCACGCCCTGCTGCTGTGCCAGAACGTGCTGAAGTACGGCATCGAGGTGCGCCGGGATTTCGGACTCGCAGGGCGCGAGGTCCAGGTGCAGCCCCAGCAGATCGTGCAGGTCTTCGTGAACCTGATCAACAACGCGGCCCAGGCCATGGACGGTCGCGGGGTCATCACCGTGACCACGCGACCGGACGGCGACGGGGTCGCCATCACCGTGGCCGACGACGGGCCCGGCATTCCCGACGGGACCCTCCAGTCGATCTGGGATCCCTTCTTCACCACGAAGCCCGCCGAGCTGGGCACGGGACTGGGTCTGGCCATCTGCCGGGAGATCGTCACCGCCCACGGCGGCACCCTCGAGGCCGAGAGCCCTGCCGGGGGCGGCGCCCGCTTCACCCTCGGGTTGCCGGCGGCCGGGGCGGCTCAGTCGGTCGCAGGCAACTGCAGGGCCGAACCGGTCGCGGCCGAGACCAGGTAG